In the genome of Nitrospirota bacterium, the window GACTATGCTTACAAACTGACGGTCAGCTCGACAAAGTCGATGATAGGCCATCTTCTGGGGGCTGCCGGTGGAGTCGAGGGGGTTATCTCCATATTGGCAGTGCATCATGACATTGTGCCGCCGACAATAAATCTCGACAATCCCGACCCGGAATGCGACCTTGATTATGTGCCGCATGAGGCGAGAAGGATGACTGTCGATTATGCCCTGACGAATTCGTTCGGATTCGGCGGGACGAATGCTTGTCTGCTGTTTAAGAAGTTTGCAGAGTAACTCTTCTTTCCATGCGTGAACACGATCTCACAGAACTGGAAGAAAGTCTCGGCTATTCATTCAAAAACAAGGATATCCTGGCGGAAGCCCTTACTCACCGGTCTTACTGCCACGAGCACCCCGACAGGACAGAATGCTACAATGAGCGACTTGAATTCCTCGGGGATTCGGTGCTCGGGCTGTCGATCGTTGAAGCGCTTTTCCTGTATGACAGCAAACTGACAGAATCCACAATGGCAAAGACCAAATCCTATCTCGTAAAGGAGGCGGTTCTCTCTGAAATCGCAGGCTCGATTTCCCTCGGCAGGTATCTCAGGCTTGGCAAGGGTGAAGAATCCACAGGGGGCAGAAAAAAAAGGTCTCTTCTTGCGGATGCCCTGGAAGCGGTGTTTGGCGCGGTGTATATTGACGGGGGATATGACAGGGCCAGAAAGCTGATCCAGCGGCTGTTCAGGGAGAAAATCGTTGCGATCATGAATTCCGGAGAATTCCAGGACTTTAAAACAACTCTCCAGGAAAAGACCCAGCTTTTTTACGGTATGGTCCCTGAATATGTCATGATAAAGGAAGAGGGAGAGGAACATAAGAAGGTATTTACCGTGGAAGTGCTTGTGATGGGCGAAAAACTCGGCACGGGTGTCGGAAAAAACAAAAAGGAGGCGGAAACGCTGGCTGCCCGGGAAGCACTCAAAAAACTCCCGCAGTAAAATTCAGGTGTATTTGACTGAAGTGCGCATTTCTGATAGTCTTTTCTCAATAGAAGGCTGACGTATTCACCACACTCATAAAACGTCCGGGGATATCCCATGTGCGTTGGCTCCCGGGATTTTGCAAGACCATTAAATTGTCAGGAGGTGATCAGCGTGGCAAAAGATCCGGTATGCAACATGCAGGTGGATGAGAAGAAGGCAGCCGCAACAAGCGTGTATAAAGGCGCCACATACCATTTCTGCGCAAAGATCTGCAAGGAAAAATTCGACAAGGACCCTGAGAAGTATATGACAAAAGAACAGAAATAACCGGGAGGAGAGATGAAAAGACTGCTATTGATGTTTGTATTGTTGGCGTTGTGGACAACGGCCTTTGCACAGACAGGAACCCATGGCGGGATGCAGGGGCATGAGATGATGCCTGAAAAAGGAAAGCAGATGCCCGTGATGCACTGTCCCGGGATGCAGCAGATGTCCGGCGGTATGATGCGCGAAGGAAAGCAGATGCCTGCGATGCAGATGTGTCCCATGATGGGATCTGGCATCATGCAGGACATGATGACAATGATGATGGATATGATGGACATGCAGGAAAAGATGCTTAAGGGAGTAAAGGCTGCCGACAAGAAAAAAATGATGACGGATATCGCCGGGATGAAGAAAAAACTCCAGGAAATGATCGAGACGTGCAAGTGTCAAATGCACAAAATGATGCAGCATCACATGACGGAACCCCCCGCACAAGCCGGAGGGACGGAAGCAGATAAACCTGCTCCTCCTGCAACTGAACCGCACAAGCATTAGGGGACGCGCGCAGTCCTTATCACGATGCTTTGCTCAATGGCCTCAACAGGAATTCTGTGAGGCCATTGCCTGCTCCGCCAGGCAGACACAGGTTACATTGCGGATGGGAGATCAAAAGAATATGGATGCGCATGTGCGATCAAAACTTATTCTTGTGCCCGTCAAGATCATTGCGCTTCTTATTGCCTTAATGATACTGGTAAGGCTCGGGTATGTCTTTTATGATTTTCTTCTGAATCCCTTTCACGAGCCTGCGACGCTTAGTGAAGAATCGGTCAAGCATGTTATGACGGCGCTTATACTTCTCGAGCTTTTTGCGCTGACGCTCCGGTTTCTTGTGCAGGATCTCATAGACCCTATTCTCATTCTCATCACCGTTTTGACAGCCCTTGGAAGGGACTTGATTGTGCTGAATTTCAAAGAGACTCATTATCTCAGTCTCCTTGCATTGGGATTCATATTCGCAGTTACGATTGCAGGGATTTATTTTTTGAGGAAAAATCCCGGATAACCTACGGGAACCCGGACGGGTATACCATTGCATCAGAAAAGAGTTTCTTCCCCCTGCATAACGATACTGCAGTATCACTTATCCTGTATGAAGAGAAGGCATATCATGGAAATGAGAAACAGTAAAATAAAAGCGGTCATAGTGGTATTCCTGGTTATTGTCAACAGTTCCCTTCATTATTTTACAGAGATGACGCGTATCTACTATCACATTTTTTTCCGGGAACTCTATTTTCTTCCGCTGATTCTTGCAGGATTCTGGTTTGGTCTGCAGGGAGGAATAGTTGCCGCTCTCGGTATCAGTGTGCTCTATGTGCCCTTCGTTGTTCTCCATTGGCAGGGGTTTTCTCCGGGAGATTTCGACAGAGTGCTGGAAATCCTGCTGTTTGGCGTTGTTGCATCAGGCCTCGGCTTCCTGTCCGACAGGAGAAAATCGGAAGAGAAGGCAAAAGTGGAGGCAGAGCGCTATGCGCGGGAACAGGCTGAAAGCGCAAACCGTCTGAAGTCGGATTTTTTGTCAATCATGTCTCATGAACTCAAGACACCCCTGATCAGTATCATTGGCTACAATGACCTTCTGCTTGACGGCGTTGCCGGAGACATGACAGAGGATCAGAAAGCTTCGCTGAAAAAAATAGACAAGCATGCAAAAAAGCTGCTGGAACTTATCGAAACAATGCTTGTTCTCACCGGAATCGAAGCCCAGGCTCCGGAGAAAAGAGAGATTGCTGTCTCTGTGCTGCTTGACGAATTCCGGGCCGAGAACAGGAGTCTGTTCGAGAATTCCAGGCTCGAATTTTTCTGGAACATTCCATTGGGACTCCCCTCCATTCACACGGATTCCACAAAACTCAAGATAATCCTGAAAAACCTTCTCACGAATGCAGTGAAGTTTACTGAACAGGGCAATGTTACGGTTGACGTGTGCACAGAGAGAGGTGGGGTCAGTTTTAGCGTGACCGATACAGGCATCGGGATTCCCCGGGATGCGCTGACGATTATTTTTGAACCGTTTCGTCAGGTGGAAAGCCCGCTTACCCGTCAGCATGGAGGGGTCGGGCTGGGGCTATATATTGCGAGGCGGATTCTTGACCTGATTGGCGGGACGATACACGTGCAGAGTGAAGTCGGCAAAGGTTCACGTTTCAGCATCTGGATTCCGTCCGGCTTTGACGGAAGACACTGACAGGATGCTTCTGACCCGGAAAATGAGTATTTCACATCCCCGAAAAGACGAGAAAATGGATGCCAGTATGCATGCAGATATGTTCACTGACGGCTTTGCGTATATGGCAAGAGGAATGTTGCCGGGGCAATAATGAAGGGCTGCCTTTGGACCGGCCAGATCACATGTCATGATACTGAGGGAAGAGAAGTGCCCTGCAGCGACAGCGGCCAGGATGCAGAGTTCAGGACAGGCATCCCATGGCCTGAGCCGAGATTTAAAAAGGAGGGAGATACGGTTCTGGATTGTCTCACAGGGCTTGTGTGGACAAAAAATGCGAATATTGCGGAATATCCTCTGATGTGGCAGGAAGCCCTTGATTACATCGCTGATAAGAACCATGAAAAATTGTTCGGTTACAGTGACTGGAGGCTTCCGAACCGACGGGAACTCAGAAGCCTGATAAGCTTCCAGACAATAAAGCCTGCGCTTCCCGAGAATCATCCTTTTATAAATGTATTCCCCGGCTGGTACTGGACATCCACCACTTCAGCAGTGAATACTGCGTATGCCTGGTATGTGCATATGGAAGGTGCCAGGATGTTCTATGGAGGAAAGAAACAGAACTATATCGTCTGGCCTGTGAGGGGCGAAGGGTACGGGATACTGCCAGCAACAGGACAGTCCGGATGCTTTGATGCGGAAGGACGGGTTATGCCCTGTAACGGAACAGGTCAGGACGGAGAATTCAGGCATGGCCAACCATTGCCTGAAAAACGTTTTGCAGTTTATGGGGAAGCGGTGATTGATAACCTGACAGGACTCTGCTGGGTAAAAAAAACATCCCTTGCGGGCAGGCCGGTGACGTGGAAAGACGCGGTCGAGGCTGTCGGTTCACTCAATCAGAAGGCCGGGACGACAAAACCGTGGAGGTTGCCGAATATCAATGAACTTGAATCCCTCGTGGATGCACGGACGCACAGCCCTGCACTTCCCGAAGGCCATCCCTTTGAAGATGTTCAGGAAGGGTACTGGTCCTCAACCACGAGCATGTTCGGGCCGGACTGGGCCTGGGTATTGTATATGGCGAAAGGAGCTGTGGGAGTCGGGCAGAAGCCGGGTGCACACTTCCATGTATGGGCAGTAAGCGACTCCGTTACTACTGATGCTTTCCTGAGAACATATACCTTCCGGGTAATGCGCTGATTGCATAAAATGGGTAATTCCGTAGAATATTAGGATAAGGAGTCTGGAATGCAGACCGGCAAGGTTGACAAAATGCAATCGCAAAAAAGCATTATCATCATCGCGGCCATAGTGCTCGCTTTCTTTTTTGCCGCTGTGCAGGCGTATGCAGCGACCGTTGAATACGATCTCATCATAGACGAACAGGAGCTTAATTTTACCGGAAAGCCTGTGCGGGCAATGACCATAAACGGGGGCATTCCCGGACCCGTCCTCCGCTTCAGGGAAGGCGATGTTGCCCGCATCAGCGTCCGTAACAGGATGAAGGTGGAAACCTCCATTCACTGGCATGGCCTGCTTGTCCCGAATGATATGGACGGGGTTCCCTATGTTACCTTTCCGCCTATCGCTCCGGGTACCGTGTTTATCTATGAGTTCCCGCTTCGCCAGAACGGCACGTACTGGTACCACTCCCATACCAGCCTGCAGGAACAGAGCGGCATTTACGGTGGCATCGTGATCGAACCGCATCATGATGGCATAAAGTCCGACCGGGACTATGTTGTTCTGCTCTCTGACTGGACTGATGAGTACCCGCATGAAGTACTCCGGACACTCAAGCGCGGGAGTGAATGGTATGCGGTCCGGAAGAACAGCGGACAGAGTATCCTCGGCGCGGCATATCTCGGGATGCTCGGCGACTATCTCTCGCGCGAGCTCCAGCGCATGCCGGCAATGGATATTTCCGATGTCGCGTATGACCTTTTTCTGGCCAATGGCAGACCTGCGGTGTCATTGCCGGCAGAGCCGGGTGAAATTGTGCGGGTGCGCATTATCGACGGCTCTTCAACAACCTATTTCCATCTCGAGTTCTCGGGCGGACCCATGACCGTCGTCAGCGCAGACGGCCAGGATGTCGAGCCGTTCCGGGAACAGCGTTTTCTCATCGGTGTTGCGGAAACCTACGACGTGATTGTCCGCGTGCCGGGCTCAGGCTCCTACGAATTGCGGGCAACCGCCCATGACGGGTCTGGTCATGCCTCGGTATGGATCGGTTCCGGCACCCGGTTTCCAGCTCCGGCTGTGCCAAGACCGAATCTCTATCATGCCATGGGAGGGCTCAGCCTGAAACAGCTTTTCTCGCTGACACCTGCTGGCGTAATGGGAATGTCTGACCGCGATGTTGAAAACGGCGTTTTTGACCGTCCCGGTATGATGGGAATGGGTTCGATGGAAACTGGCCACATGCATGGTGCCCGTAACGACACGCATATGCCCGGCATGAGCGGGGCCAGTTCGCATCATCTGCCGGATGCAGCCGGTCCGGTACACAACACCGGTGCCACGATGCATCATGACGGACACGAAATGGGGCAGATGGAACATGCGGATGCCGGAACGACCGGAACAACGCATATCGGGGAGTCCGGCAGACGTCGCATCCTGTATCGGCTTCTTTCCGGAGATGCCGCTTCTTGGGGGGATCTTGCCCATGACGGGATGGACTCAGGCCGTCCCTGGCCTCCGTATGAAAAACTGCGCGCCACAAGGAACACCGCTTTTTCCGGGGAAAAACCTGTACGGGAGTGGCGCCTTACCCTCGATGGCGACATGGAGAGATATGTCTGGTTTCTCAACAACAGGCCGCTTGCTGAAAGCGATTCGATACTGATTCATCAGGGCGAGGTCGTGCGGTTCATCATGATCAACCGCACGATGATGCACCACCCCATGCACCTGCACGGCCACTTCTTCCGTGTGCTCAACGGGCAGGGGGACTATTCCCCGCTGAAGCATACTGTCGATGTTGCGCCCATGTCTACCACAGTCATTGAATTTGATGCAGAAGAGCCAGGCGACTGGTTCTTTCATTGCCACCTTCTCTACCACATGAAGAGCGGCATGGCCCGTGTCCTGCATTACGATGGTTTTGCCATGAATCCGGATCTCGCTGCAGTCAGGCCAGTGCTCTATAAGGATGCCTGGTATATATGGGGAGAGGCTTACCTGCTCAGCAACATGACCGAAGGGATTCTTGTGCTTTCAAACACCAGAAACATCCTGTCGGCAGAATGGGAGGCGGGATGGCAGACAGTCGAGGACACCGTGTGGGAAGGTATTGTCACATGGGACCGTTATCTCAACCGCTTTCTCAAGGTCTTTGCCGGCGCTGACCTTGAAGGCGTCGGTGACGTACTTGAAGATGTGCGCGCAGTCTTCGGGATTCGCTATCTCCTGCCGCTCAACATCGAATCGCGTCTGTGGGTGGATTCAGACAGCGGTGCGCGCATTGCGCTCGAAAAACATCTTGAACTCACACCTCGCCTCATGCTTTTTGGCGAAGCCGAATACGACACCCGCGACTTCTGGGAAGGAAAGGCAGGCCTGTCATATAGCGTGAACAAGAAGATATCCCTTCTCCTTCAATGGCACTCTGATTACCGGCTGGGCGGAGGCATCAGTATCAGCTTCTGATAACTCCCCGGGAGCAAAGCCCTCGGCCCGATGGACGCGCTGCTGCAATACCTCTTTGCGCATGCCCTGCTTGTCTGCAGTCATCGAAACATCTTCCCTACGCAAGTAGGATTGACAAATCAGGGCAATAAAATCAAAATTAAATTAATGAGAATTATAATTATTATTTATTAAAACATCCATATGAGCACATGCAGATATCAGATGCGGAAGTCAAAATCATTTCATAGCGCATAAGGAAAGTGTTATGGAAAAAAGGCGTTTCAAGAGATTTTCCGTGGCTTCCATGGAGATCCATGGAAGAATCCTTTTTTCCACTGATATCAATGTGCTCAATATCAGTGTGGGTGGCCTTGCCTTCAGCACCGATAAATATCTCACCATGGGAGGGATTTATGTGCTGAAACTGGAAAGCAAAGGCAGTTCACTGTTTTTGCAGGGAACCATTGTATGGTCAAAACAGCATGAAAGCGTCCATGGTGATACTGGTACTGTTCCAGTCAACAGTTTTGGGATGAAGTTCTTGCATGCTTCAGATACCCAGCGAAAGGATATCGAGAAATTCATCAGAGATCATTTCGTGGAATATCAGAGAATTAATGATGTCCCCAAATATGTCAGCGGTATCAGAATTCATGTCAGATGCCGTATCAATAACCCGGAAAAGGCCGTCATTAATTGCTCTGAGGGGTACAAAGTGAAGAAGATCAGCCAGAGCGGCATGCTTATAGAAAGTGCCAACCTGCTGAAGACCGAAGAGAGAGTCCCCATGCAGATGACACTTGCCGAACGCAAACATATCACGTTTTGGGGAAGGATTGTCACGTGCCAGGCAAGACGGATGAAAGAACAGCTGCTTTATGATATCGGAATAGAATTCGTCGAGATGACAGAAAGAGACAGCGTCATGCTCGGGGATTTTATTCATTCTCTCGAGACCCAAAAAGCTTCCTAGAATATTGTTTATTTACGCCTGCGATCCATTTTTGCCATTCTGTTTCGTCAGTACGGCATGCTCCATGCCGCTGCGAATAAACGACTGAGCATGAGCGATAATGCTCTGTCCTCAGGATAATCAGAAAAATTTATGAATAATAAGGGTTAAATTTATTGCTTTTTCAAAACCCCCGCCGTTTCTTCAGGGGTATATTCCCATGCGTTGTCACAATGTCGTTTTTCGTGACTTCCGAGCATTTGATTGTCCCTGCAAAAGAGAGTAAACTGATATTGAGGGAAGGAGGTGAAGGGGTAGCATTGGGCAGTGTTCTGTCCGTTGCACTGAACCATCATCCTGTCATCGTATGCGACGAAGTCCTGAAATAGTGTCTCATCATGAAATCGCACGTTTTGTTATGCACAGAAAGCCGGAGTTCTTTCAATGAGTATATGAGTAGTTGGCATGTCAGCCTGAAGCACAGGGATGACGAATGATAAAAGTCAGCGGGCAGGAAACGGACAACAGGGAGGAGCATGTATCATCCAAAAACAATCGGGAGGAGCACGGAGGCAAGAAATGAAAAAAGTGCTGGTTATTTGTATTCTCGTTCTGGCGGTAAGCGCAGGGTACAGTTTTGCCCAGATGGGCGAAGGCATGATGGGCGGCAAGATGGGTGAGGCAGGACAAGGGCATATGATGACCCAAAAGGGCATGATGGAACATGGCCGGATGATGGGCGGGATGATGGACATGACACATCAGATGTCCGGAATGATGGGCCAGATGTCCGGGATGATGAAGGATATGCCCGCGGACAGGATGAAAGAGATGTCGGGAATGATGTCGGACATGTCCAAACAGATGATGGATATGTCAAAAATGATGGGGAAGGGCAAAATCTCGGAGAAGGATATGAAAAAAATGCAGGATAGCATGATGAAACTGCAGAAAAAAATGTCGGGGATGGGAATGAAGAAATAATGCATTCCGGATGCGCAGGGTAAACGCACAGAAGGGGAGTCTTCATGTCCGGTGAGGACTCCCCCGCGTCTGAACGGGAGATGATCAGACAAAAGGCATCTTTACTGCGCTGGCAACAAGGTTTTTTGCAATACTTGCCGGCCTTCCTGAAATGCAGGAGGACTAAGGAGAAGAATGAAATCGTGAACATGCCGGAAGGTTTTCTGTATAAGGGTGGGGGAGGAGAACATGAAAGTTACTGATCCAGTCTGCAAAATGACCATAGAAGATAAAGACGCTGCCGGGACATCCTCATATAAAGGCAAGACTTACTATTTCTGCGCAGAACAGTGCAGGGATGATTTCGAGAAAGCCCCGGAGGCCTATCTTGGGGAAGCGGCTATTCCGAAGGGCGAAGAAACGGGTTCCGTGTCCGCAAAGAGTGCCGCAGGGATGGCAAAAGACCCAATTTGCGGGATGGTTATTCCCAAAGAGCGTTCGATCAAGAGAGTGGTCGGAGAGAGAGAATACTATTTTTGCAGTGAAACCTGTGTGAAGACATTCGAGGCCCCTGAAGCAGAGTTGAAAGATATGAAAAGGAGGGTGACCATCGCCCTCACCGGCGTGCTCGCCCTGGCTGTCTTCAGAGCGGCCATATTTCTCGGCCTTGCGGCAGGAGCGACAGTCCTTACTTGGGTTCCTTTTTCGTTTCTTCCGTGGTTTACCGCGGGTGTATGGCTCTTCATCATCACCACTCCGATAATGATTTTCGGAGGAAAAGGATTTTTCATCGGGGCGTATCAGGCCCTTAAGCAGCGTATGGCCAATATGGACCTCCTCATCGCGCTCGGCACATCAACTGCCTATCTTTACAGTGCATTTGTGGTGTTCTTTCCCGGGGTCCTCCCTGTGCAGGAAAAGAATGTCTATTTTGACGTTTCGGCAATTATCATTGCGTTTGTCCTCTTCGGAAAATATATGGAGGAGATTATCAAGAAAAGGAGCTCAGCTGCCATACGAAAGCTGCTCGATCTCAGGCCACAGACCGCACGGGTAATAAGAGACGGCGCCGAGGCCGAGATACCTGCTGATATGGTTTTGATAGATGAGATAGTGGTTGTCAGGCCCGGAGAAAAAATACCTATGGACGGCATTGTGACAGACGGGCATTCGTCTGTTGATGAGAAGATGATCACGGGAGAAAGCGTCCCCGTCGAGAAACAGGCGGGGGATGAAGTAATAGGCGGAACCATGAACAAGGTCGGGTCCTTCAAGCTCAGGGCAACAAGAGTTGGTGCCGATACGACGCTGAATCAGATAATAAAGATGGTGGAGGAGGCACAGGCATCGACCGCGAATATTCAAAGGCTTGCGGACAAGGTGGCGTCCTATTTTGTCCCTGCGGTGGTCAGTGCCGCATTTCTGTCGGCTGCCGGATGGGTATTATTCGGCAATTATACCTCGGCGCTTCTTTCATTTGTTGCTGTGCTTATTATCGCCTGTCCGTGCGCACTTGGCATCGCAACCCCTGCCGCCCTAATGGTCGGCGTGGGAAAGGGCGCTGAACTGGGCATCCTGATACGGGGAGGGGAATATCTTGAAAGGGCCGAGAAACTGAATACA includes:
- a CDS encoding heavy metal translocating P-type ATPase encodes the protein MKVTDPVCKMTIEDKDAAGTSSYKGKTYYFCAEQCRDDFEKAPEAYLGEAAIPKGEETGSVSAKSAAGMAKDPICGMVIPKERSIKRVVGEREYYFCSETCVKTFEAPEAELKDMKRRVTIALTGVLALAVFRAAIFLGLAAGATVLTWVPFSFLPWFTAGVWLFIITTPIMIFGGKGFFIGAYQALKQRMANMDLLIALGTSTAYLYSAFVVFFPGVLPVQEKNVYFDVSAIIIAFVLFGKYMEEIIKKRSSAAIRKLLDLRPQTARVIRDGAEAEIPADMVLIDEIVVVRPGEKIPMDGIVTDGHSSVDEKMITGESVPVEKQAGDEVIGGTMNKVGSFKLRATRVGADTTLNQIIKMVEEAQASTANIQRLADKVASYFVPAVVSAAFLSAAGWVLFGNYTSALLSFVAVLIIACPCALGIATPAALMVGVGKGAELGILIRGGEYLERAEKLNTVVFDKTGTLTKGEPEVTEIVSFDGKPEDVILSASIAEKDSEHPLAEAIMKRAGMMNLAVPDAETFEAIPGHGVKVTHNGRDILIGNRRLMKDIGIPVEDKEAAISRLEEKGNTVIIVAEDRKLKGLVAVADTLKEHAGIVVKELRSEGIQVIMLTGDNERTAKAVGGKVGIERIIANVLPGDKAKVIKELQSEGKVVAMVGDGINDSPALAQSDIGIAIGSGSDVAKETGGIILVKDELTDVIKSIRLSRATMRTIKQNLFWAFFYNTAAIPIAAFGLLNPIIAAAAMSISSLSVVTNSALLKRVKI
- a CDS encoding PilZ domain-containing protein, whose product is MEKRRFKRFSVASMEIHGRILFSTDINVLNISVGGLAFSTDKYLTMGGIYVLKLESKGSSLFLQGTIVWSKQHESVHGDTGTVPVNSFGMKFLHASDTQRKDIEKFIRDHFVEYQRINDVPKYVSGIRIHVRCRINNPEKAVINCSEGYKVKKISQSGMLIESANLLKTEERVPMQMTLAERKHITFWGRIVTCQARRMKEQLLYDIGIEFVEMTERDSVMLGDFIHSLETQKAS
- a CDS encoding phosphate-starvation-inducible PsiE family protein: MDAHVRSKLILVPVKIIALLIALMILVRLGYVFYDFLLNPFHEPATLSEESVKHVMTALILLELFALTLRFLVQDLIDPILILITVLTALGRDLIVLNFKETHYLSLLALGFIFAVTIAGIYFLRKNPG
- a CDS encoding YHS domain-containing protein — its product is MAKDPVCNMQVDEKKAAATSVYKGATYHFCAKICKEKFDKDPEKYMTKEQK
- a CDS encoding HAMP domain-containing sensor histidine kinase; this encodes MRNSKIKAVIVVFLVIVNSSLHYFTEMTRIYYHIFFRELYFLPLILAGFWFGLQGGIVAALGISVLYVPFVVLHWQGFSPGDFDRVLEILLFGVVASGLGFLSDRRKSEEKAKVEAERYAREQAESANRLKSDFLSIMSHELKTPLISIIGYNDLLLDGVAGDMTEDQKASLKKIDKHAKKLLELIETMLVLTGIEAQAPEKREIAVSVLLDEFRAENRSLFENSRLEFFWNIPLGLPSIHTDSTKLKIILKNLLTNAVKFTEQGNVTVDVCTERGGVSFSVTDTGIGIPRDALTIIFEPFRQVESPLTRQHGGVGLGLYIARRILDLIGGTIHVQSEVGKGSRFSIWIPSGFDGRH
- a CDS encoding DUF1566 domain-containing protein, which gives rise to MKGCLWTGQITCHDTEGREVPCSDSGQDAEFRTGIPWPEPRFKKEGDTVLDCLTGLVWTKNANIAEYPLMWQEALDYIADKNHEKLFGYSDWRLPNRRELRSLISFQTIKPALPENHPFINVFPGWYWTSTTSAVNTAYAWYVHMEGARMFYGGKKQNYIVWPVRGEGYGILPATGQSGCFDAEGRVMPCNGTGQDGEFRHGQPLPEKRFAVYGEAVIDNLTGLCWVKKTSLAGRPVTWKDAVEAVGSLNQKAGTTKPWRLPNINELESLVDARTHSPALPEGHPFEDVQEGYWSSTTSMFGPDWAWVLYMAKGAVGVGQKPGAHFHVWAVSDSVTTDAFLRTYTFRVMR
- a CDS encoding multicopper oxidase domain-containing protein gives rise to the protein MQTGKVDKMQSQKSIIIIAAIVLAFFFAAVQAYAATVEYDLIIDEQELNFTGKPVRAMTINGGIPGPVLRFREGDVARISVRNRMKVETSIHWHGLLVPNDMDGVPYVTFPPIAPGTVFIYEFPLRQNGTYWYHSHTSLQEQSGIYGGIVIEPHHDGIKSDRDYVVLLSDWTDEYPHEVLRTLKRGSEWYAVRKNSGQSILGAAYLGMLGDYLSRELQRMPAMDISDVAYDLFLANGRPAVSLPAEPGEIVRVRIIDGSSTTYFHLEFSGGPMTVVSADGQDVEPFREQRFLIGVAETYDVIVRVPGSGSYELRATAHDGSGHASVWIGSGTRFPAPAVPRPNLYHAMGGLSLKQLFSLTPAGVMGMSDRDVENGVFDRPGMMGMGSMETGHMHGARNDTHMPGMSGASSHHLPDAAGPVHNTGATMHHDGHEMGQMEHADAGTTGTTHIGESGRRRILYRLLSGDAASWGDLAHDGMDSGRPWPPYEKLRATRNTAFSGEKPVREWRLTLDGDMERYVWFLNNRPLAESDSILIHQGEVVRFIMINRTMMHHPMHLHGHFFRVLNGQGDYSPLKHTVDVAPMSTTVIEFDAEEPGDWFFHCHLLYHMKSGMARVLHYDGFAMNPDLAAVRPVLYKDAWYIWGEAYLLSNMTEGILVLSNTRNILSAEWEAGWQTVEDTVWEGIVTWDRYLNRFLKVFAGADLEGVGDVLEDVRAVFGIRYLLPLNIESRLWVDSDSGARIALEKHLELTPRLMLFGEAEYDTRDFWEGKAGLSYSVNKKISLLLQWHSDYRLGGGISISF
- the rnc gene encoding ribonuclease III, with translation MREHDLTELEESLGYSFKNKDILAEALTHRSYCHEHPDRTECYNERLEFLGDSVLGLSIVEALFLYDSKLTESTMAKTKSYLVKEAVLSEIAGSISLGRYLRLGKGEESTGGRKKRSLLADALEAVFGAVYIDGGYDRARKLIQRLFREKIVAIMNSGEFQDFKTTLQEKTQLFYGMVPEYVMIKEEGEEHKKVFTVEVLVMGEKLGTGVGKNKKEAETLAAREALKKLPQ